From Priestia filamentosa, a single genomic window includes:
- a CDS encoding amino acid permease: MKEHNTSSTQLKKQLLPRHIRMIAIGGMIGTGIFKGSADTVGLAGPAVIFPYLFAGLLLLIIMGALSEMAIAYPGHNMKDLIERAFGTRFSFIVGSIYCFMWLSVCVIEVIAAGSFLQYWFTSIPLWVLCLICSLVLILINVTSVKSFGEIEFWFAGIKIFVIIAFIIVGGAILLGLIPSDNSAQHYLHNYTDFVPNGWTAVFATLLVVLFSYGGSELIGLTITETKNAEKVLPGVVKGVLVRVVLFYTLPILIICGLIPWNEIDANASPFVQVFETVGLQGASHIMNFILLTAVLSAANSGIYGCTRMMHSLAQTGGAPKRLSYVNKQGVPIFSLLVTVVVLLFGTYVVYLLSDKAFTYLLALPGFTVSLVWICICLAQLKLRPSYKNEPYFKLWGFPYLTIFAVLVLSISFVTFLFSETNRLSSIACVTFLILMVICSFFVKKEHRA, translated from the coding sequence ATGAAAGAACACAACACGTCGTCAACTCAACTTAAGAAACAACTATTGCCGCGTCACATTCGAATGATTGCAATTGGAGGTATGATTGGAACAGGCATTTTTAAAGGAAGTGCCGATACTGTTGGACTAGCTGGACCAGCCGTAATCTTTCCATATTTGTTTGCAGGATTACTTCTTCTTATCATTATGGGCGCCTTATCAGAAATGGCTATTGCTTATCCTGGTCACAACATGAAAGACTTAATTGAAAGAGCGTTTGGCACTCGTTTTTCCTTTATTGTTGGCTCTATTTACTGTTTCATGTGGCTATCTGTTTGTGTTATTGAAGTAATTGCAGCAGGTAGTTTCTTGCAATATTGGTTTACATCCATTCCGCTATGGGTGTTATGTCTAATTTGTTCTCTTGTGTTAATTTTAATTAATGTAACAAGTGTAAAATCGTTTGGAGAAATTGAGTTCTGGTTTGCAGGAATTAAAATTTTCGTTATTATTGCTTTCATTATTGTAGGAGGAGCCATTTTACTTGGATTGATTCCAAGCGATAATAGCGCTCAGCATTACTTACACAACTATACAGACTTCGTTCCAAATGGATGGACGGCTGTATTTGCGACACTTCTTGTTGTTCTTTTCTCATATGGTGGATCAGAGCTTATTGGTCTTACGATTACAGAAACAAAAAATGCAGAAAAAGTACTGCCTGGTGTTGTAAAAGGTGTGCTTGTGCGCGTTGTTTTATTTTATACTCTTCCAATCTTAATTATTTGTGGATTGATTCCGTGGAATGAGATCGATGCAAATGCAAGTCCATTTGTTCAAGTATTTGAAACGGTTGGGCTTCAAGGTGCATCACATATTATGAACTTTATTTTATTAACAGCTGTTCTTTCAGCCGCAAACTCTGGTATTTACGGTTGTACACGAATGATGCACTCGCTTGCTCAAACAGGTGGGGCACCAAAACGCTTGTCATATGTAAATAAACAAGGTGTTCCGATTTTTAGCCTGTTAGTTACCGTTGTTGTCTTGCTTTTTGGCACATATGTTGTTTATTTATTATCTGATAAAGCATTCACATATCTTCTCGCACTTCCGGGTTTCACTGTTTCACTTGTATGGATTTGTATTTGCTTAGCACAGCTAAAGCTTCGCCCATCATATAAGAATGAGCCTTATTTTAAACTGTGGGGCTTCCCTTATTTAACTATTTTCGCTGTCTTAGTGTTAAGCATTAGCTTTGTTACTTTCTTGTTTAGTGAGACTAATCGTCTAAGTTCAATTGCTTGTGTAACATTCCTTATTTTAATGGTTATATGCTCATTCTTTGTCAAAAAAGAACATCGTGCATAA
- the pxpB gene encoding 5-oxoprolinase subunit PxpB — MSSTKTDLVQQATLSPLGDSAIVVTFGERIDYEIHKKIKMFMDTLEVHPFQGFIECVPAFTNVTIFYEPLQVIKANKGRTIKDFISPFEIVSSLIKEKLNEVSDEGELKHRQVSIPVCYGGDYGPDLEHVANYNNLAKEEVIHIHSNGEYLAYMIGFAPGFPFLGGLSEKVATPRRSSPRASIPAGSVGIAGMQTGVYPISTPGGWQLIGQTPIQLFLPNQNPPSLLQAGDRVKFFSISEEEYEEIKRKEGEK; from the coding sequence ATGAGTTCAACAAAAACAGATTTAGTTCAGCAAGCAACACTTTCACCACTCGGTGACTCAGCTATTGTTGTTACATTTGGAGAACGTATTGACTATGAGATTCATAAGAAAATTAAAATGTTTATGGATACATTAGAAGTTCATCCATTTCAAGGATTTATTGAATGTGTTCCCGCATTTACAAATGTAACGATTTTTTATGAGCCACTTCAAGTTATAAAAGCAAATAAAGGGCGCACAATAAAAGACTTTATTTCACCTTTTGAAATCGTTTCAAGTCTTATAAAAGAAAAATTAAATGAAGTGTCTGACGAAGGGGAATTAAAACATCGTCAAGTGTCAATCCCTGTTTGTTATGGAGGAGATTATGGTCCGGACCTTGAGCATGTTGCTAACTATAATAATTTAGCGAAGGAAGAAGTCATTCATATTCATTCAAATGGAGAGTATTTAGCTTATATGATTGGTTTTGCACCTGGTTTTCCTTTTTTAGGTGGTTTATCTGAAAAAGTTGCAACACCAAGACGTTCGTCACCAAGAGCCTCTATTCCAGCAGGAAGCGTTGGAATTGCCGGAATGCAAACAGGCGTTTATCCCATTTCAACTCCTGGTGGATGGCAACTTATCGGTCAAACTCCTATCCAGCTCTTTCTTCCAAATCAAAATCCACCAAGCTTACTTCAAGCAGGAGATAGAGTGAAGTTCTTTTCTATCTCAGAAGAAGAATATGAAGAAATCAAGCGAAAAGAGGGAGAAAAATGA
- a CDS encoding nuclear transport factor 2 family protein: protein MENLEKYFMLFDQSRTSEEAFEQLADLFTDDMEFVLNGYKQAGIKNWRNFVKMVYTENKDLKHMYQGWEKVQGDETRTYETRWAVCGKRASGEVYTQAGKDIAKLDEDGKITYLENVPDNTKLFQTYKKD from the coding sequence ATGGAAAACTTGGAGAAGTATTTTATGCTATTTGATCAATCTAGAACAAGTGAGGAAGCATTTGAACAGCTTGCTGATTTATTTACAGATGATATGGAGTTTGTGCTAAATGGCTACAAGCAGGCTGGGATTAAAAACTGGCGCAATTTTGTGAAGATGGTTTATACAGAAAATAAAGATCTCAAACATATGTATCAAGGATGGGAAAAAGTTCAGGGAGATGAAACGCGTACATATGAGACCCGGTGGGCCGTTTGTGGAAAGCGGGCTTCTGGAGAAGTTTATACACAAGCAGGCAAAGATATAGCAAAGCTAGATGAGGATGGGAAAATCACTTATCTCGAAAATGTTCCTGACAATACAAAGCTGTTTCAAACATATAAGAAAGACTAA
- a CDS encoding GNAT family N-acetyltransferase, giving the protein MNSITIRLVIQEDVLKMVPLMKEYIVDFYQRKQPIEKIKQHFTYLLAHQNQGVQYVAEHKGELIGFATLYFSFSTLSLQKKAILNDLYVSPSYRGKKVGERLFQACFTYVKEHEYGGMTWETAKDNVVAQKLYAKMGGVESQWKHYELNM; this is encoded by the coding sequence ATGAATTCTATTACGATTCGTTTAGTAATTCAAGAAGATGTTTTGAAAATGGTTCCATTAATGAAAGAGTATATTGTTGACTTTTATCAAAGAAAGCAGCCAATTGAAAAAATCAAGCAACATTTTACATATTTACTAGCACATCAAAATCAAGGTGTGCAATATGTTGCCGAGCATAAAGGAGAGCTTATTGGTTTTGCAACTCTCTATTTTTCATTTAGCACGCTTAGTTTACAAAAGAAAGCTATTTTGAATGATTTATATGTTTCTCCTTCATATCGAGGAAAAAAAGTAGGAGAGCGGCTTTTTCAAGCATGTTTTACATATGTTAAGGAACATGAATATGGGGGTATGACATGGGAGACGGCAAAAGATAATGTTGTAGCTCAAAAACTATACGCAAAAATGGGAGGGGTAGAATCACAGTGGAAGCATTACGAACTGAATATGTGA
- a CDS encoding putative holin-like toxin, giving the protein MPCMLTVYEAMTIAISLSTLVVAIIAVTKKK; this is encoded by the coding sequence GTGCCCTGCATGTTGACTGTGTATGAAGCGATGACAATTGCTATTTCGTTATCTACTCTTGTTGTTGCGATTATTGCTGTCACGAAAAAAAAGTAA
- a CDS encoding PLP-dependent aminotransferase family protein — translation MVHITPFIKKNSGPLYVQVYDDLRTKIMEGKIPFGSKLPSIRGLARHLHVSNNTISLAYDLLADEGFIERKPRSGIYVKKQIEDIFPFPHSSEEDRKVEYKPSPRYDFRYGTLNSTLFPAKTFHNIANAIYAERQQELFTYGDVQGEFGLRKEVHHYLINSRGVKCAPEQIIITSGTQQSLILLSQILNLPDKLIGLEEPGYNGARIIFENLNVNVEPIPIKNDGLSIEELYKINPYAVYVTPSHQFPTGVIMTQKKRKQLLQWARDHHSFIIEDDYDSEFRYVGKPIQAIQGMDEAEKVIYLGTFSKLFLPSMRMSYIVLPSPLLSIYKERFSLYEQTVPRLQQWIMEAFMKTNYLNKHIARMRNAYRKKHTVLIAEITKRFDSNKFEILGECSGLHILVKVYGKSEEELIKLAFSKDVKVYPTSPYWKRKAQCETGTVLLGFGSLSEEEIQQGVSMLSEVWM, via the coding sequence TTGGTTCATATAACTCCCTTTATAAAGAAAAATAGTGGTCCTTTATATGTTCAAGTATACGACGACTTAAGAACAAAAATTATGGAAGGAAAAATTCCTTTCGGTAGTAAGCTTCCCTCAATTAGAGGTCTTGCCAGACATTTGCATGTTAGCAACAATACCATTTCACTCGCTTATGATTTACTCGCTGATGAGGGCTTTATCGAGAGGAAACCACGAAGCGGGATATACGTAAAAAAGCAGATAGAGGATATTTTCCCTTTTCCACATTCCTCAGAAGAGGATAGGAAAGTAGAATACAAGCCTTCACCTCGCTATGATTTTCGCTATGGAACATTAAACTCTACCCTTTTTCCTGCTAAAACTTTTCATAACATCGCAAATGCCATCTACGCTGAGAGGCAACAAGAATTGTTTACATATGGAGATGTCCAAGGAGAATTTGGTCTTCGCAAAGAGGTTCATCACTACTTAATAAATTCAAGAGGTGTCAAGTGTGCTCCTGAACAAATTATTATTACCTCTGGAACACAACAAAGCCTAATCCTGCTTTCTCAAATTTTAAATCTGCCAGACAAATTAATAGGATTAGAAGAACCTGGCTACAACGGAGCTCGAATTATATTTGAAAATTTGAATGTAAATGTAGAGCCTATTCCTATAAAAAATGATGGACTTAGTATTGAAGAACTTTACAAAATTAATCCTTATGCTGTTTACGTTACACCATCTCATCAGTTTCCAACAGGCGTCATTATGACGCAGAAAAAGCGTAAACAGCTGCTTCAGTGGGCAAGAGACCATCATTCTTTTATTATAGAAGATGATTATGATAGTGAATTTCGGTATGTAGGAAAACCTATCCAAGCGATTCAAGGGATGGATGAAGCAGAGAAAGTCATCTATCTTGGTACTTTTTCTAAACTTTTTCTTCCCTCAATGCGAATGAGCTACATCGTACTTCCTTCTCCTTTATTAAGTATCTATAAAGAGCGCTTCTCTCTTTATGAACAAACTGTTCCTCGCTTACAACAGTGGATTATGGAAGCTTTTATGAAGACAAATTATTTAAATAAACATATTGCGAGAATGAGAAATGCTTACCGAAAAAAGCATACTGTTCTTATAGCAGAAATCACTAAAAGGTTTGACTCTAATAAATTTGAGATCTTAGGGGAATGTTCAGGGTTACATATATTAGTAAAAGTGTACGGGAAAAGTGAAGAAGAACTTATTAAATTAGCCTTTTCAAAAGACGTTAAAGTTTATCCAACAAGTCCTTATTGGAAAAGAAAAGCTCAATGTGAAACAGGGACTGTATTATTAGGCTTCGGATCGTTGTCTGAGGAAGAGATTCAACAAGGAGTTTCCATGTTGTCTGAAGTATGGATGTAG
- a CDS encoding M14 family zinc carboxypeptidase, producing the protein MTLKKKILSLSLSSIMALGTVTAVAVPASAVGNGPNAGNGSVQTSILHTYESMVSYLKEQDKKQSAMDLEVIGQTVKGRDIYMAKYISNPDNPTILFLTQQHGNEQLTTEGALDFIKHLGTGKTKGVLDNVNILIIPMLNADGAMGDVNFSLEDYIADGDRHLTRYNANNVDLNREHAKDIGEMEPEAKFLYENVLEKYPIDYMIDLHHQGTLSETNGELVSGSILYPTNSEVDAEVVEKSKKLGSVVYNTLEPKGWGHIGQYNGGSGANIGRNGIALRYGVATLLFEMRGMSDHYIESYALGQKSNGYLIKQTVSTLDATVRAIADRSIEKEDTSFWDTLPTQTNRQNDE; encoded by the coding sequence ATGACGTTAAAAAAGAAAATTTTATCTCTTTCTCTATCAAGTATAATGGCATTAGGAACCGTAACAGCTGTAGCTGTACCTGCTAGTGCGGTTGGAAATGGGCCGAATGCTGGAAATGGATCTGTTCAGACGTCCATTTTACATACATACGAAAGTATGGTCAGTTATTTAAAAGAACAAGATAAAAAGCAATCTGCCATGGACCTTGAAGTAATTGGGCAAACGGTAAAAGGTCGCGATATTTATATGGCAAAATATATATCAAATCCCGACAATCCCACAATTTTATTTTTAACGCAGCAGCATGGAAATGAGCAACTTACAACAGAAGGCGCTTTAGATTTTATTAAACATTTAGGAACAGGCAAAACGAAAGGTGTATTAGACAATGTAAACATCCTTATCATTCCGATGTTAAATGCAGATGGAGCAATGGGTGATGTAAACTTCTCGCTTGAGGATTATATAGCAGATGGAGACCGGCATTTAACACGCTATAATGCAAACAATGTTGATCTAAATCGTGAACATGCAAAAGATATTGGGGAAATGGAACCAGAAGCCAAGTTCTTATATGAGAACGTGCTAGAAAAATATCCGATCGATTATATGATTGATCTTCACCACCAGGGAACGCTTAGTGAGACAAACGGTGAACTTGTTTCAGGTTCTATTCTTTACCCAACAAATTCAGAAGTAGACGCTGAAGTTGTTGAAAAATCAAAAAAGCTAGGTTCTGTTGTCTACAACACACTTGAGCCTAAAGGATGGGGGCACATTGGGCAATATAACGGTGGCTCTGGAGCTAATATTGGGCGAAATGGAATCGCCCTTCGCTACGGCGTTGCTACCCTTTTGTTTGAAATGCGTGGTATGTCTGACCACTATATTGAATCTTATGCTCTTGGCCAAAAAAGCAACGGCTACCTTATTAAGCAAACCGTTTCAACATTAGATGCGACCGTTCGAGCAATCGCAGACCGCTCAATTGAAAAAGAGGATACAAGTTTTTGGGATACACTACCAACACAAACAAACCGTCAAAATGATGAGTAG
- a CDS encoding membrane-spanning protein, which yields MKKKLILILSIAFVIFMTALFIFYLVKDDSSRWEVSLGGIFVSALPLLLLFSKNIPFPSLIIIGYYLFLFCTLFLGSIEEFYSRFKWWDATLHFYKGIFMGAIAISLYKLCIPKQTRDHVSKWILFLFVLSVSVNATALWEIYEFVGDLTFTRTMQSGGNTDTMYDMIIGIVGGLLVAIYSIVRRKTL from the coding sequence TTGAAAAAGAAATTAATCTTAATTCTCAGTATAGCTTTTGTAATTTTTATGACCGCTTTATTTATCTTTTATCTTGTTAAAGACGACTCTTCTCGTTGGGAAGTATCGCTAGGAGGCATATTTGTAAGTGCGTTACCTCTGTTATTGTTGTTTTCAAAAAACATCCCTTTTCCCTCTTTGATTATTATCGGTTATTATCTTTTTCTTTTCTGCACGTTATTTTTAGGTTCTATTGAAGAATTTTATAGCCGCTTTAAATGGTGGGATGCGACTCTTCACTTTTATAAAGGGATCTTTATGGGCGCTATAGCCATTTCACTGTATAAATTATGTATCCCTAAACAAACGCGAGACCATGTTTCTAAATGGATCCTCTTCCTTTTCGTGCTTTCTGTTTCAGTAAATGCTACAGCTTTATGGGAAATTTATGAGTTTGTAGGAGATTTAACGTTTACACGTACAATGCAATCAGGAGGCAATACAGATACTATGTATGACATGATTATAGGAATAGTAGGAGGTCTCCTCGTTGCAATTTATTCTATAGTACGGAGAAAAACACTATAA
- a CDS encoding tartrate dehydrogenase, whose protein sequence is MKTFKIASIPGDGIGKEVVPAANKVLKTIADIHGGIQFNFTDFPWSCEHYLEHGEMMPEDALERLQNFDSIFLGAVGNLKLVPDHISLWGMLIKIRREFEQVINIRPAKVLKGIRSPLLNPKDFDLIVVRENSEGEYSSVGGNIYKGEDEIAIQNAIFSRKATERAMRFAFELASKRKKHVTSATKSNGIYYSMPFWDSVFEDVSKDYSEIQTDSQHIDALAAFFVTRPHQFDVIVASNLFGDILTDLGAGIMGSVGVAPAANINVNGKYPSMFEPVHGSAPDIVGKGIANPIGQIWTAKMMLDHFGEEELGSVLLDVVESVTNDSILTPDVGGNYTTEEVTNEIIKRLKIVEKQGV, encoded by the coding sequence ATGAAAACATTCAAAATTGCTTCTATTCCAGGAGACGGAATTGGAAAAGAGGTTGTTCCAGCAGCTAACAAAGTTTTGAAAACGATTGCAGATATTCACGGAGGGATACAGTTTAATTTCACAGACTTTCCATGGAGCTGTGAGCATTATTTAGAACATGGAGAAATGATGCCAGAAGATGCACTTGAGCGATTACAAAACTTTGATAGTATCTTTTTAGGAGCCGTTGGAAATTTAAAACTAGTTCCAGATCACATTTCATTATGGGGAATGTTGATTAAAATTCGCCGTGAATTTGAACAAGTCATTAATATAAGACCAGCTAAAGTATTAAAAGGAATTCGTTCACCGCTCCTCAACCCTAAAGATTTTGATTTAATTGTTGTGCGCGAAAACAGTGAAGGAGAGTATAGCTCTGTTGGCGGAAACATTTATAAGGGAGAAGACGAAATTGCCATTCAAAATGCTATTTTTTCAAGAAAAGCGACTGAAAGAGCGATGCGCTTTGCTTTTGAATTAGCGTCTAAAAGAAAAAAACATGTTACAAGCGCTACAAAGTCAAATGGAATTTATTATTCTATGCCATTTTGGGACAGCGTTTTTGAAGATGTTTCAAAAGATTATTCAGAAATCCAAACAGATTCTCAACATATTGATGCGCTCGCTGCTTTTTTCGTTACTCGTCCGCATCAGTTTGATGTTATTGTTGCTAGTAACTTATTTGGAGATATTTTAACAGACTTAGGTGCTGGTATCATGGGAAGCGTTGGAGTTGCTCCAGCGGCAAATATTAATGTTAACGGAAAATACCCTTCCATGTTTGAGCCTGTACACGGATCAGCTCCTGATATCGTTGGAAAAGGAATAGCTAATCCAATTGGACAGATTTGGACAGCTAAGATGATGTTAGATCATTTTGGAGAAGAAGAGTTAGGAAGCGTGTTATTAGACGTTGTAGAAAGCGTTACAAACGACAGTATTTTAACACCTGACGTTGGCGGGAATTATACAACAGAAGAAGTAACAAATGAGATTATAAAGAGGTTAAAGATCGTTGAGAAGCAAGGAGTATAA
- a CDS encoding IclR family transcriptional regulator, translating to MQANNKTVIKSMQILNLFIKHSKLTFTEMLTYSEIPKTSLHRMVGSLEEMGFLAKDKDGFYSLGLLFLQFGQLVANRLDIRIIAKPIMEQLRDDVEEAVNLIIKDGNEAMYIEKVDTLQPVRLYTSVGRRSPLYAGACSRIILAYLPEEEREAYLEHIELEQIGIGTITNKEKLREILAESKREGYTVSISELENYTTAVSAPVFNHKGEVIAGLSIAGIEGRYGAERLPILIKKVTSGAHLISKKLGYNIP from the coding sequence ATGCAAGCAAATAATAAAACGGTTATTAAATCTATGCAAATTTTAAATCTTTTTATTAAGCATTCTAAGCTTACTTTTACAGAAATGCTAACTTACTCAGAAATTCCAAAAACATCGCTACATCGTATGGTTGGTTCACTTGAAGAAATGGGATTTTTAGCAAAAGATAAGGACGGCTTTTATTCTTTAGGGCTTCTTTTTTTACAGTTTGGACAACTTGTTGCAAATCGATTAGATATAAGAATAATTGCAAAACCCATTATGGAACAGCTTCGAGATGATGTAGAAGAAGCGGTAAATTTAATTATTAAAGATGGAAACGAAGCAATGTATATCGAAAAAGTAGATACACTTCAACCTGTTCGACTATACACTTCTGTTGGAAGGCGATCTCCTCTTTATGCAGGAGCCTGCTCTCGTATTATTCTAGCTTATTTGCCAGAGGAAGAACGAGAAGCCTACCTAGAGCACATAGAGCTAGAACAAATTGGAATTGGAACAATTACAAATAAAGAAAAATTAAGAGAAATATTAGCGGAATCAAAAAGGGAAGGCTACACAGTAAGTATTTCAGAACTTGAGAATTATACAACAGCAGTTAGTGCTCCTGTTTTTAATCATAAAGGAGAGGTGATAGCAGGCCTTAGTATTGCTGGAATTGAAGGAAGGTATGGAGCAGAAAGGCTCCCAATCCTTATTAAAAAAGTCACTTCAGGAGCACACTTGATTTCTAAAAAGCTAGGATATAATATTCCATAA
- a CDS encoding putative hydro-lyase has product MGNLSQKTPSEIRNLIREGKLVQPTAGMANGYAQANLAILKKEHAFDFLLFCQRNPKSCPLLDVTEVGSPFPKFASSSGDIRTDIPKYRIYRDGELTEEVTDITEYWEDDMVGFLIGCSFTFEHALLNNDISVRHIEEECNVPMYKTNIPCVEGGIFRGNMVASMRPIPHKDVVRAAQVTSRFPSVHGGPIHIGDPHVIGIQDINTPHFGDSVTIKEGETPVFWACGVTPQAVAMETKPSIMITHAPGHMFITDIRDEKLGVL; this is encoded by the coding sequence GTGGGAAACTTATCTCAAAAAACACCATCAGAAATTCGAAATTTAATTCGTGAAGGTAAACTTGTGCAGCCAACAGCAGGAATGGCAAACGGATATGCTCAAGCTAATCTAGCAATCTTAAAAAAAGAACATGCCTTTGATTTTCTTCTGTTTTGTCAACGCAATCCTAAATCTTGTCCTCTTTTAGATGTAACAGAGGTTGGCTCTCCTTTTCCAAAGTTCGCTTCATCGTCAGGAGATATTCGCACAGATATTCCAAAATACCGAATTTATAGAGATGGAGAACTTACGGAGGAAGTAACAGACATTACAGAGTATTGGGAAGACGATATGGTTGGTTTTTTAATTGGATGCAGCTTTACCTTTGAACATGCTCTTTTAAATAACGATATTTCAGTTCGGCATATTGAGGAAGAGTGCAACGTTCCGATGTATAAAACAAACATCCCCTGTGTTGAAGGGGGCATTTTCCGAGGGAATATGGTAGCAAGTATGCGTCCTATTCCTCACAAAGATGTGGTAAGAGCAGCACAAGTAACATCACGCTTTCCTTCTGTTCATGGAGGACCTATTCATATCGGAGATCCACACGTCATTGGTATTCAAGATATTAATACTCCTCATTTTGGAGATTCAGTGACAATTAAAGAAGGAGAAACACCGGTATTTTGGGCATGTGGCGTTACTCCACAAGCTGTTGCAATGGAAACAAAGCCATCTATTATGATTACGCATGCACCAGGACATATGTTTATTACAGACATTCGTGATGAGAAGCTTGGCGTTTTATAG
- a CDS encoding biotin-dependent carboxyltransferase family protein → MSLRVIKQGLLTTVQDLGRRGFQKYGVIVSGAMDFYSLRIANLLVGNDENEAGLEITLMGPLLQVEKDCVLAITGGDLSPTVNDEAIPMWKPIFVEKGSTIKFGQCKRGCRAYLTVKGGFKLEQVLESKSTYLRGEIGGFKGRALKEGDELHFAHGLNGIPSFLAQNIVEGVVTSQWSVHYEKFVSLANNDSIRVVHGSQFDFFSPKSQQEFTENPFKVSTQSDRMGYRMEGPSLQLKEEKELLSEAVSQGSIQVPPDGNPIILLADRQTTGGYPKIAQVITTDLPLIAQKKPGESVTFTYVSLKEAEELYLEKEQELYKLKMGILLASKKLE, encoded by the coding sequence ATGAGCTTACGTGTCATAAAGCAAGGATTACTTACAACTGTACAGGACCTTGGGAGAAGAGGTTTTCAGAAATATGGAGTTATTGTAAGCGGTGCAATGGATTTTTACTCTCTTAGAATAGCAAACTTGCTTGTTGGAAATGACGAGAATGAAGCAGGACTGGAAATTACGTTAATGGGTCCTCTTTTACAAGTAGAAAAAGACTGTGTACTTGCTATTACAGGAGGGGATTTGTCTCCAACTGTCAATGATGAAGCTATTCCCATGTGGAAACCGATATTTGTGGAGAAGGGGAGTACCATTAAATTCGGTCAATGTAAAAGGGGCTGTCGAGCGTATTTAACGGTTAAAGGAGGATTTAAACTTGAGCAAGTTTTAGAAAGTAAAAGTACGTATTTACGCGGTGAGATTGGTGGATTCAAAGGAAGAGCTCTAAAGGAAGGGGACGAATTGCATTTTGCCCATGGATTAAATGGAATACCATCCTTTTTAGCTCAAAACATTGTAGAAGGGGTCGTGACGTCTCAATGGTCTGTTCACTATGAAAAATTTGTTTCACTAGCAAATAATGACAGCATTCGAGTTGTACATGGCAGTCAATTTGACTTTTTTTCTCCAAAAAGTCAGCAAGAATTCACAGAGAATCCTTTTAAAGTATCAACACAGTCAGATCGCATGGGGTACAGAATGGAGGGACCTTCCCTTCAACTAAAAGAGGAGAAAGAGCTTTTATCAGAAGCTGTATCTCAAGGATCCATTCAAGTTCCTCCTGACGGAAACCCCATTATTTTATTAGCAGATAGACAAACAACAGGAGGATACCCTAAAATTGCCCAAGTCATTACAACTGACTTGCCACTCATTGCTCAGAAAAAACCTGGTGAATCTGTTACTTTTACCTATGTGTCTTTAAAAGAAGCGGAAGAGCTCTATTTGGAAAAGGAGCAAGAACTTTATAAATTAAAGATGGGTATTCTGTTAGCTTCAAAAAAGTTAGAGTAG